Within Myotis daubentonii chromosome 13, mMyoDau2.1, whole genome shotgun sequence, the genomic segment ggcacatgcatgcccaggttgcaggctccatccccagtagggggcatgtaggaggaagccaatcaatgattctctcttattgatgtttatctctctctctcttcctctctgaaatcaataaaaatatgttaaaaatgtagaaaagtcAAAATTATTTCCTAAGGAGCTTACAAGCAAACAACTTAGTATATTTTGAAATGGAAGTAAGTACTCATTTCCTTCCAATATGAGACTCCCATGTCTCTACCTATTGATACAACCCAGAATTTGCACTTCTCCCCCCTGAGCCTTACATGTGGCTGGGACGCTGGCTCTCCCCTGGGCTGTCATCTGCCTTCCAAGCACTATCAAGTGCCAGCAGCTGTCCCTCGGCCTTATCAGTGACAGGGTCTCCGCAGGAACCAGCCCGTTCACGCTGAGTCAGTGCGTGGGGCCACCTTCCCCCCTTGCCCCGTCCACCCACGTGGCCCAGGAGGAGTCTGAGGTCTGATTAAGGCCCGTGTCCCCGCTCTGTCACAGCGCCCTGTACAGCCCGCCAGGCAGTGATGAAGGTTCTTTTGCTGAAGGACGCTAAGGAGGAGGGTGGCCAGGACCCGTACGTCAGGGTAAGTGCCCGAGGCGCCGGGCCCCGGGACAACGCTCACCcgtgaagtgggggtggggggggcccggAACTGAGACGTGACCCAGAGCCCTTGCCCTCCTTCAGGCAGCCTGGCCAACCCAGAACCTGTTCTTTCGTCTGCAGGAGTTAGGATTGCACGGACTGGAAGCCACTTTGATCCCTGTTTTGTCATTTGAGTTTCTGTCCCTTCCCACTTTCTGGGAGAAGGTAGGTCTGCCGGTGTCTGGGCACCGTGATGGCTACCTGCGACACGTTTGGTTTCTGTAGAATCCgtgcctgccccagcccagggctttcttccttccctcattTTACTGCCCAACTTCTCAAGTGGGCGGCACCCCATCAGCTCCAGATCCGGCCCCAGATCGGCTGTGGGTCACCTGAGCCTCTACCAGCTCCTCACCCTGACCTGGAGGCGGCGGGAGAGCCGGTGGGGAGGGCGCTGTTCGCAGTTCAGACCTGCCCTCTGACCCCACCCCTGACCTCTGCAGGCGGCGTGTAGGTAACCCCACCCCTGACCTCTGCAAGGCGGGATGTAGGCGCTCCTTTCCCTGCCAGCGATGGAGGCCCAGCGGGCAGCTTGGCCCAGGCCTCTGGCACACGAGAGGCAGTGCTGAGGCTCCAGACCAGGACCTGTCCCCGCAGCCTCGGCTCTGCCACCCGGGCAGGAGGGACCCACACTGCCCAGTCCAGTGAGGCCAGAGGTTTCAGGTTAAAGGCGCAGTGCCCAGCAGCACcaggcccaccctcctgccctccgcACCCAACCCGCCCCTCGCTCTCAGAAGAGCCTTCCTGGTTCCTCGTTCCGTTTGAGCTGAATATCCGGTGTTCGTTGAACTCAGCGGATATCGAGTGGCACCTGCCACACTCCgtgccctgggttgtgggcgaGGCTCTGTTGGTTTGCTTTTCCACAACCAGCTTTAAAAGGGAACAAGAGACTTCACCATTGAGATCATTTCTAGGACCTCAGCTCAGAAAAGTCCTCCAGTTTCTTCAGCAGCCTCTCCTTCACCACCAGCCTGTCTGCCCGTGAGGGAGGGGTTCTGGCTATGCAGGCAGCACGCCACGTCTCAGCCTCTCCCGCAGCCTCTCCCGCCTGAGTTTAACCCGAGGGGTGAGCACAGCCCCATCTCCCAGGCACTTTCACAGACTCCGTGCAGGGGTGTACACAGCAGCCCGGAGTCTGCTCCGAGGAAAGGGGCAGCAGGTTGTATCACCGATGTCTTTGAAAGTCAGGGCTTCAGCCTGGACACCACCCCAGTACATAGCCCAGTTTTATTACAGATACAGGTCAAGTCTGCCTCCggcctgcaccccctgcccaggcggAGTCCCAGTGCCCTGCTCTGGTCATCACACCCACACCCTACGTAGCACCTGCTGTCTCTCCCCTTGACTCTGAGCCACTTGAGGGAGATGCTACAAATAATGAATTCACTTAGAACAGGGCCAGGCACACACACCCAGCTCTCAGTAAGTGCTGAGTGGCGGGTGGGTGGacggataaatggatggatagatggacggatggatggatggacagaacGGATTAGTTTGCCCACCACTCGTGTGAGCATTTGGAATTCTGGGTAATGTGGAGCTCATCACAAAGTGCCTTTGGGTTTGGTGTGCAGCTGTCGCGTCCGGAAGGCTACGGAGGGCTCATTTTCACCAGCCCCAGGGCAGTGGAAGCGGTGGAGCTGAGCCTGGAGCAGGATGGGAAAAGCGAAGGTGAGGGCAGGATTCCTCCCGTTGGCGATACTGGATTCCAGAAATCAGGTTTGAACGCTGCAGTGATTCTTAGCTCTAAGGTATTTAGGTACCGAGTTATTTCATGTTTGTGTAGCCTTTGGAGGGAGCAGGAAATGGCCTTCTGTAAGCCGTTCTTGCTGTCCCACACAGGACACATCCACCCCTTAGCCTTCAGACCGAGCCGCCAGCTTGGTCTGTCCGATGGAACACCTTCGCACTAACGTTTATGGAGTGCCTACTGTATACCAGGCTCCATCACTTTGCAGTCATCATCTCCTCTAACCCAGGGGCACACACCCTGTGGTCCTTGTTTCagagatgagaagactgaggcttgGCAAGAGTGGGCACTAGTCCAAGGCCATGGAGCCAGTCAGCCAGGCCTGGCCGTCAGAGTGATGAGTGGAGGCAGCAGGGTGGTGCTTACCCAAAGGGCTTGCAGTGAGCTGGGCCTGGGTTCAGGGGGTCATTCCGACCTTGGTGAGTCCCTGACCTCACTGAGCCTGTTTCCTTGTTGTAAAGTGGCCCAAGGATACCTGCCTCCGTGGCTCATCCCTTGCACTGGAGCGAGCTAGGGCCTGGGCGGGCGACCCTGCAGATATGGACAGCGCAAGCAGTGGAGGGGGGGGTAGTGTGGGGGGCTGCTCTTTAGGTTCGGGTATTACTAGGTTGCCTTGCTCCCAAGGTTTAGGATGAACAGGCGCCTGGGGCAGCAGCCCTCATGGCCTCTGGTCTTTGCGACACACATGTAATTTCATGTTTTCCAGTCTGGAAAAAGTCTctgagagaaacatggaacacTAAGCCGGTGTATGTGGTTGGAAATGCCACGGCTTCTCTAGGTAAGCAATCGGGGCAAAAATAAACACCAAAACCGTGACCGTGATGTTGTGATTcataatacagggtgtcccccaaaatgtatacacacttcacagctgaaatgtatttaataaactCCGCCTTTGTGACTTCACAGTGTGCATGCACATGTTTCGGGACACCCTGTGCATTTAGTCTTCGTCCCTGCTCCTGCACGGAGCTCCCAGAACTTGATGTTTCCAGGTGATGAACAGGGTGTCTGGTTATTCATAACAAGCCTCCAGCACCTCCGCCAAGTTCATGATTCACTTTAATGCGCTGACTTCTGGGAGGCCCTCAAGCTGGGGCAGGTTGTTGCCGGGGAACCAGCCCCGGGGTTAGAGCAGGACCTTTCAGCTCCTGGGCCTCCGCACCGGCTCCGGGGAGAAGCGGGGCTGGGATTGAGCCGACCCAGTGCAGGAGGCTCAGGTGGCCCCCGCGGCCGGGTGCGCAGGGAGAAGCACACAGACGCCCTGTggtgccagcgggggggggggggggggggggcagctgtgCTGTGCGGACCTGCGTCCCCGTTGAAGGTCTCAAGGTTCCGGGTGCACTGAGCCCGTCCCGACCCAACTGAGGCCGGCACCACAGCACAGGCAGGGCCTGGTTCCTGGACGGAGTCACAGCGGCCTGTGACTTCTGGGCTCAGCGCTGGTCATGATGTAAATGAAAGGCTGGCGTGTTGACCTTAGAGCAGCAGCTTGGCATTCGCCAGGCTCGTGTGAGCACCTCCTTTCTCAGAGACGGTCCACATTCCTCACTGACCCTGCCGCCCGGGCCCAgccctcctcaccatcctcagcGGGGTGACCAGTGCTCCGCCCGGGATGGGCTGTAGCAGCAGGAGGCTCACGAAAGTGGGGGACACAGCCCTCCCCCTAAAtcacctgcaggcctggcagctggtcagcacctccctccctcccgccacgTCAGCCCCCACCTTCCTGGAGGGGCTGGCTCGCTGCCTCCCAGGATGAGGCCTCTCCACTGTCCGCAGATCCTAAAGGCTCCCACCTGACCCAAGACCACCTCCCTCTGGAGCTcacggaggggagaggggagagggccgGCAGCTTGCTTCTATCGCCTGCAGCCGTAAAGCAGCCCCACCTGCTGTGTCTCCCCCCACGGACACGCTCAgtggggctcagagaagttggagcgtcacccagagccacaggcccAGGAAGCCTGGGGCCAGGACCGGCACCTCCATCAGAGCAGCCCGGCCCCCCCCGCCAGGCCGGCCTCGGGGACTCTGTGTGGAGCACACACCTTGGTGTTTGCTCATTAAGGGCAGCCCGGGAGCAGAGGGGCTCTGGCAGCCACGGGAGACGTGTCTGCTGTTTTCCAGTGAAGAAACTTGGCCTGGAAGCCGAAGGAGAAAGCAGTGGGAACGCCGAGAAGCTCGCGGAATGGATCTGTTCCAGTGAGTAGGAGAGGCCCCCAAGTGTGGGTCTCGGAACCGCcccgcgggggggcggggggggggcctggggccTTCTCCGCGGTGTAAGCCACCCCTGGGCCCTTGTCTGCGCTTGAGACCCAGCCCCCTCCGCTGCCCTACACCAGGGACTAGAGGCAGCGCGAACTCGGCACAGAGCATTCGGggatggggctgggctgggctgggctgaggcggGTGTGTCCACAGGGGAGCCGCCTGCACTGCCTCTGCTGTTTCCCTGTGGAGCCCTCAAGGGAGAAGTGCTGCCGCAGATGCTCAAGGACAAAGGTATCAGCGAGCTCTTCTCCTTGCTTCTCGGGGTCCGCGAGAGCCTTCCGGGGTGGCCGTGGTTAGGGCTGCAGAGACTGCAGGGACCGGGCCCGGTGGGGCGTGAGGCGCATGTGGTCACTGCGTGtcacaggaggaggtggaggcgaCCTGGGCAGGGTTCGCACGGAGAGGACATCCAGGATGATCCACGAGGGCGGGCGCACCAGCAGCTCACCCTCCAGGCTCGCTCCCCTCCGTCCTGGCTCCGGGCTCACTGTCCGGAACCAGCCGCGCCCTGGAGCCTCTAACCCAGACAGGAATCCCGCGGTGCTGGCAGATGTCACCTGCACACCTTCTCCTGTCACAGCGGGTCTGGGCCAGGGGGGCGTCACCACGGTGTGGAGTGTGACCTTCAGGGTGAGACCGAACGGACTGCATCAGGGTGTGAGCCAGGGAGGCACAGCCTCTGCGTCCGGCTCTGGCCTGTGAAATGGGTAGAACAGAGCCCGCCTCAGAGCTGCCTGAGCGTCTGTGAGTAGCACGGCCCTGGCCTCCGAAGCAGCCGAGACCTGTAATGATAACGTCACCCCCATCGTCCCAGCCAGGCAGCTGTCCACACAGCAGTCCCCGGGGCGATCGCAGGCCTGTAGCCTTCACCTTCCGGATCCACGGGCGAGACCAGCTCTCAGTGTTAGCGGCTGTCTCTGAACACGGCCCGGGGCCCTGGCAGGGCTCGAGGCAACAGGACCAGCAAGGGCGTTGGCCTTTGGAACAAGAACAGGAGAAACAGCGTGGCCCCGGGCGCCCTAGGGGCCACGTATGAACCAGAGGCCTGGCATGCCTGTTTCTTGCTTGGGTTTGGGGTGAAAGGGTGAGCGTCGCTGCTGGTGCTGAGACTCTTGGCTCCTCCTGAGAGGTGTTATGTCCCGTTCATTTCTGAGCCTGATGCCCAGTGGCCgccctgcctggggcctgtgACTGACACTTACACTGTCACTTctgggccccctcctccctgcagaccCGGGGGATGTTGAGTCCCCGAATGGAACAGGGTGGGACTCAGAGTCTGTTCCTGGGGGGCAGTGGCTCATCCAGGAGCACGTGGCCTGGGAGGCCAAGCAGGGATGCCCGTAGGCTCCTGACTCATGGCCCCTCCCAGGGCAATAGCTCTGTTTCCCGGTTTTGATCGTGTCCAGGGATTCCCATGGAAAGCATCATTGTCTATCGGAAGATCCCCCACCCGGGAATCCAAGTGACCCTGGACAGCTACTACTCCAAGCAGGTGGGCACCGTTTCCAGGGGGGCTCGGGCAGGCGGGCGCCGTGGAGGCGGAGGTGAGGTGTGGCCTCTGCGTGGTTCCCCTCCCAGCCGAGGCCTCGCGGAGGTGTTCTCCCTGTCTGTGAGCTGGGAATAGACCAGACCGTGTGCTGGCTTCACGGGGTTAAACAGCACCTGAGGCCTGGAAGCCTGAGAGACGGGGCCTGGGGATGCTCATAGCAGGGCCTAGGGGCTGTCgggagaggctgggagtctgGGTGGACTTGGCAGCCGGGGCTGCTGCAGGCTTCCGCGGGGGAGTGCGGGCGGGCGCCCGTGTGAGGGATGGACGCTTTCCACACCCAGGTTCAGTAGACGCTTGCAGGTGGACGTGCTGTTGGCCTCCCCAGCAGAGGAGGCCGTCTGCCTGCTGTCTGCTCATTTCCGGAAGGAGGGGCTGTTGGCAGGGAGCAGGCTCCACTGCTGCCTGGCTTGCTCGGTGCCTGTGTCCTTGGCCAAACAGACGGACCGGGGCCACAGAACCACCAGGAGCTGTGCCAGCCTCTCGATCGCACCCCCTCTCTAAACCCCCCTCGTCTGAGTCCTCTCCATGGAGGAGCCGTGCCAGCACCCATCGGGGGCCCGCCTGGGGGCTTGGGGGTCCTTGGAGTCGAGCTGGGGGGCTTTCTCCCTCAGCACCAGCAAGGCACTGCTCTGGTCCTCCCCAGGGCATCCCGGCCAGCATCGCCTTTTTCAGCC encodes:
- the UROS gene encoding uroporphyrinogen-III synthase isoform X7, coding for MKVLLLKDAKEEGGQDPYVRELGLHGLEATLIPVLSFEFLSLPTFWEKLSRPEGYGGLIFTSPRAVEAVELSLEQDGKSEVWKKSLRETWNTKPVYVVGNATASLVKKLGLEAEGESSGNAEKLAEWICSREPPALPLLFPCGALKGEVLPQMLKDKGIPMESIIVYRKIPHPGIQVTLDSYYSKQGIPASIAFFSPSGLTYSLKHIRELSGSSIEQIKFAAIGPTTARALAAQGLPVSCTAESPTPQALAAGIRTALQPHSS
- the UROS gene encoding uroporphyrinogen-III synthase isoform X6, with translation MKVLLLKDAKEEGGQDPYVRAAWPTQNLFFRLQELGLHGLEATLIPVLSFEFLSLPTFWEKLSRPEGYGGLIFTSPRAVEAVELSLEQDGKSEVWKKSLRETWNTKPVYVVGNATASLVKKLGLEAEGESSGNAEKLAEWICSREPPALPLLFPCGALKGEVLPQMLKDKGIPMESIIVYRKIPHPGIQVTLDSYYSKQGIPASIAFFSPSGLTYSLKHIRELSGSSIEQIKFAAIGPTTARALAAQGLPVSCTAESPTPQALAAGIRTALQPHSS
- the UROS gene encoding uroporphyrinogen-III synthase isoform X3, with product MKVLLLKDAKEEGGQDPYVRAAWPTQNLFFRLQELGLHGLEATLIPVLSFEFLSLPTFWEKLSRPEGYGGLIFTSPRAVEAVELSLEQDGKSEDEKTEAWQEWALVQGHGASQPGLAVRVMSGGSRVVLTQRACSELGLGSGGHSDLVWKKSLRETWNTKPVYVVGNATASLVKKLGLEAEGESSGNAEKLAEWICSREPPALPLLFPCGALKGEVLPQMLKDKGIPMESIIVYRKIPHPGIQVTLDSYYSKQHQQGTALVLPRASRPASPFSAPLASRTASSTFGSSLEAASSKSSSQPSAPPPRAPWPPRACP
- the UROS gene encoding uroporphyrinogen-III synthase isoform X8 gives rise to the protein MKVLLLKDAKEEGGQDPYVRELGLHGLEATLIPVLSFEFLSLPTFWEKLSRPEGYGGLIFTSPRAVEAVELSLEQDGKSEVWKKSLRETWNTKPVYVVGNATASLVKKLGLEAEGESSGNAEKLAEWICSRIPMESIIVYRKIPHPGIQVTLDSYYSKQGIPASIAFFSPSGLTYSLKHIRELSGSSIEQIKFAAIGPTTARALAAQGLPVSCTAESPTPQALAAGIRTALQPHSS
- the UROS gene encoding uroporphyrinogen-III synthase isoform X4, with translation MKVLLLKDAKEEGGQDPYVRAAWPTQNLFFRLQELGLHGLEATLIPVLSFEFLSLPTFWEKLSRPEGYGGLIFTSPRAVEAVELSLEQDGKSEDEKTEAWQEWALVQGHGASQPGLAVRVMSGGSRVVLTQRACSELGLGSGGHSDLVWKKSLRETWNTKPVYVVGNATASLVKKLGLEAEGESSGNAEKLAEWICSRIPMESIIVYRKIPHPGIQVTLDSYYSKQGIPASIAFFSPSGLTYSLKHIRELSGSSIEQIKFAAIGPTTARALAAQGLPVSCTAESPTPQALAAGIRTALQPHSS
- the UROS gene encoding uroporphyrinogen-III synthase isoform X2 yields the protein MKVLLLKDAKEEGGQDPYVRELGLHGLEATLIPVLSFEFLSLPTFWEKLSRPEGYGGLIFTSPRAVEAVELSLEQDGKSEDEKTEAWQEWALVQGHGASQPGLAVRVMSGGSRVVLTQRACSELGLGSGGHSDLVWKKSLRETWNTKPVYVVGNATASLVKKLGLEAEGESSGNAEKLAEWICSREPPALPLLFPCGALKGEVLPQMLKDKGIPMESIIVYRKIPHPGIQVTLDSYYSKQGIPASIAFFSPSGLTYSLKHIRELSGSSIEQIKFAAIGPTTARALAAQGLPVSCTAESPTPQALAAGIRTALQPHSS
- the UROS gene encoding uroporphyrinogen-III synthase isoform X5; translated protein: MKVLLLKDAKEEGGQDPYVRAAWPTQNLFFRLQELGLHGLEATLIPVLSFEFLSLPTFWEKLSRPEGYGGLIFTSPRAVEAVELSLEQDGKSEGEGRIPPVGDTGFQKSVWKKSLRETWNTKPVYVVGNATASLVKKLGLEAEGESSGNAEKLAEWICSREPPALPLLFPCGALKGEVLPQMLKDKGIPMESIIVYRKIPHPGIQVTLDSYYSKQGIPASIAFFSPSGLTYSLKHIRELSGSSIEQIKFAAIGPTTARALAAQGLPVSCTAESPTPQALAAGIRTALQPHSS
- the UROS gene encoding uroporphyrinogen-III synthase isoform X1 → MKVLLLKDAKEEGGQDPYVRAAWPTQNLFFRLQELGLHGLEATLIPVLSFEFLSLPTFWEKLSRPEGYGGLIFTSPRAVEAVELSLEQDGKSEDEKTEAWQEWALVQGHGASQPGLAVRVMSGGSRVVLTQRACSELGLGSGGHSDLVWKKSLRETWNTKPVYVVGNATASLVKKLGLEAEGESSGNAEKLAEWICSREPPALPLLFPCGALKGEVLPQMLKDKGIPMESIIVYRKIPHPGIQVTLDSYYSKQGIPASIAFFSPSGLTYSLKHIRELSGSSIEQIKFAAIGPTTARALAAQGLPVSCTAESPTPQALAAGIRTALQPHSS